One region of Fervidobacterium sp. genomic DNA includes:
- a CDS encoding rRNA pseudouridine synthase produces MDKTRLDKFLSNAHVGTRSEVKKYIKQERVRVNGKVITDPSYHIMSSDVVTFDGEKIAPHRNVYIILYKPAGFVSTTSEREPTVMNLVVHPYIKELHIAGRLDKDVEGLLILTNDGEFTHKVISPKSHVEKEYIIQFQNQITVTEHMKNTIQEGLYIQPGIKTLPGKIEQVDERTVSIVIVEGKYHQIKRMCAALGLSSWEKITRIRIGNLTLHGLEKGEWKEIEKKDIEYAIFG; encoded by the coding sequence ATGGATAAGACAAGACTTGACAAATTTTTGTCTAACGCACATGTTGGAACACGAAGCGAGGTCAAAAAATACATAAAGCAAGAAAGAGTCAGAGTTAATGGAAAAGTGATAACGGATCCTTCGTATCACATAATGTCATCCGATGTTGTAACGTTCGATGGAGAAAAAATAGCTCCACACCGCAATGTTTACATCATACTGTATAAACCTGCTGGTTTTGTTTCAACAACATCAGAGAGAGAACCAACTGTAATGAATCTAGTAGTTCATCCTTATATCAAAGAACTACACATAGCCGGTAGGCTCGATAAAGACGTTGAAGGATTACTTATATTAACAAATGACGGGGAATTTACACATAAAGTAATTTCACCGAAAAGCCATGTGGAAAAAGAATATATAATACAATTTCAAAATCAGATAACAGTGACTGAACATATGAAAAATACGATACAAGAAGGTCTGTATATACAACCTGGAATAAAAACGTTACCTGGGAAAATAGAGCAAGTGGACGAAAGAACTGTCTCAATTGTCATCGTTGAAGGTAAGTATCACCAAATAAAACGTATGTGTGCCGCACTTGGTTTGAGCTCGTGGGAAAAGATTACAAGAATCAGAATTGGAAATTTAACTCTCCACGGTCTTGAAAAAGGAGAATGGAAAGAAATCGAAAAAAAGGATATAGAATACGCGATATTTGGATGA